In Vitis vinifera cultivar Pinot Noir 40024 chromosome 4, ASM3070453v1, the genomic window aaggaaaataaaagaaaaaaaaaaacaaacaaacgacaaaaaagagaagaaagctGGATGACTACTTGGCTGCTTGTTCTAAAACAGTACTTTTCTTCCACGTTTCCTCCATGGAATTCGTCTGCAAAGGAGGCAATGAAAAGGTGCTAACAGTTGAGCTTCCACTCCGAATCTCCTTCAGAACTCGCAGCGCTGATAGAGTGAGCTTTACGTACATGCTCTCCATATGCTCTATCTCTGCAAGTTCTTTAGGAACTTTGAGCTGCCTTTCTTTACTTTCTGTGGTAGTATCTGGGTCATTCGGTTCCTTTCCTTTAGTCCCTTTAGACGAGGAGGCTGAGGGCTCTTTGTTCATAGAGAAGAGGTGATCCAGCATTGTCTCGCACTCTTTCACAAGCTTGTAAAGCACGTCGGTCGTGAAGAATGGCTCTTGCAAGACCTTTTGGATGAAGGGCAAGCGAATGAGAGCACCACTTCGCTTGTCGTACTTCTTCAGTATCTTCACAAGGCCTGAGCAAACAAAACATACTACACCGTCAGTTCCGCTGACAAGTTCatacataaatataaagaaatgaatACGACTGTATGTGCAGAGGACTGAATTAACACCCCCTTTTTAAAGGCAGTTAGCAGGCTATTGCCCCATTTTGCCACCTTCTATTGACTAACAgggaaataatatttcaaaggTGGTGtgttttacttatttgtttCTTATTCTTTAAAAGAATCATACAACATTAACCCAGTCAGAATTATGGGTTTGACCCAAACCATTAAATCTGATTTTTGACCATTCTACATTAAATTACCCATTGATTCATGTGAGCATTTATTCTGAGCTAGGAAAAAGAGACATGTACCTGTATAATTAAGGGCACTGTAATTCTCCAGCAAAATCATCTCTCCATGGAAATCTACTATCTCTCTACCTATTTTCATCAACTCTTCATTCGAGTCCATTTTTGCCACTCCATCTTGCAGCTCCTGCACTTCAACCAAATTTATATAAgaacaaataatcattcatcTTAGCTCCTCTCCATACCAGAATGCATGCCCCTGCCTTAAGTAATACATATATCTCcagcataaaaaataaacatgcaGCAACAACATATAAGCAGATTACAAGCTCTGTAAGCAGACATAGATGCAAACCATATgcatgcaaataaaaaaaagcattactttaattattatataaaaattttaaaaatcctgCTCACTAGCACATACTGAAAAACAAAGCAATCAGGAATCAGCACTGATCCACATATATAGCACTCTCTCTCCCTGCAGTGAATTAGGAAGTATGAAACTATCCCAACAGAGCCCTTGAGAAACtgaatttggatttttgggATTCTCCTTATATGATCATTTTCTGTGAGGCAAGCTAAGAGTTGTTATTATCTGAATTGGACTTTCATGTGGTTAAAGCGGATTTCTGAACTGAAAATCaacatgaagaaaaataagCTAACCCCCCTTGGGATGGTAGATAATTTAGAGGAGCTAGTGTTTGAACTGGATTGTTGAAAGGGAGAGTTTCCTTCCACTTACCTACACCTTCATTTGGGCACCCCATCCCAATCAACGGCTACATGGGATGTGGAAGAAAGTATGGGGTAGGCTCACTATGATTAAAAACACTTTGCTTAGCTTGTCGATATATTGAATGTCATACTGGTTGTTCTATTGAACGTTCTTACCAGTGATTTCAAGGAAGGTGAGCCTAAAGTTTGAGAAGATTCAAAAAGATTTATTGCGAGGGTGGAGCTCTTGAGGCAAAACCCAATCTAGTAAATTTGTCAATTGTGTGCATGGTTAAGAATAAAGGGGAACTtggaatacaattttttttgtgttttcatacatacatttgaaaaaaaaaaccacaaaatgGGAATCCTTATAATTTGTAATTCATATGCTCTTAAATTAAAGGTAGTatctatatcattaaaagataaCACCTACTTGGTCAAAGCAAGTACCCTTTATTGAAAAGTACATAAAATCCtaattattttaagatatatatattacactcaaattttataaacttggttcctattttttttttcccacatgCTTGTATGAAATACATACttgccaaaaaagaaaaaaaaaagtttttaatacaACTCTTTTAAGCAAGTGGAGATAGAGATCTAACTAAAAAAATCGTCCCCATGGATGCAGGTCATTATTGGGAAGTTTGAGGAAGAAAAGGATGATAGTTGCTCCAATGCAACATGAGTAAATGGGATTGTGGAAGCCAATAAGCAGCAAATGAGaggtttttaaaagtaaaacttACTTTATTGTATGAGATGAGATGAGAGAGTAAAGTTTTGATGGAATAGATAGTGTGGGCTATTTAATTCGTAGATAGGATACAAATAAATGACATCAAATTATATTgtataaacaaatataattccTGTAGAAATATAGTCTTAAGACCCAAGGTATACATGATTTGATTGATGAttcctttttaaaacttaacaaaaaatatactaattgtACTTTTCAGTACCACAATAAGATCATAGATAACCATAATCTGGCCTCTAAACATTAGATGTTCAtaatttgatattaataattaatgtcTACCATGTCAAGCTTTGATTCATATATTTCGCGTCCTGTAACTTGAAATGGCTAAGATATTACAATTTATATTTCATCAATCTTCAGTAATGCTGAAATACGGAAACAATCTCTTGTTTACCTATTTTGGTGCATATGTAACATCTACACGAAATCATCTGCCAGAATTCAGCAAAAAGGAAACCCTAATTTCTGTTTTTATGCAGAGAACATATATACTCTTTCGAATctaaaaattctcaatttcctttTCCATGCAGACAGCAACAAAACTCctaaaagaccaaaaaaaaaaaatcgaaaaataaaataaattcgaAAGTACGCTCTGTT contains:
- the LOC100264658 gene encoding SPX domain-containing protein 1; protein product: MKFWKSLSNLIEETLPAWRDKFLSYKDLKKQLKLIYPKADDAHPNKRARSDGGGGEASDVTKEVTDFVRLLEDEIEKFNIFFVEKEEEYVIKLKELQDGVAKMDSNEELMKIGREIVDFHGEMILLENYSALNYTGLVKILKKYDKRSGALIRLPFIQKVLQEPFFTTDVLYKLVKECETMLDHLFSMNKEPSASSSKGTKGKEPNDPDTTTESKERQLKVPKELAEIEHMESMYVKLTLSALRVLKEIRSGSSTVSTFSLPPLQTNSMEETWKKSTVLEQAAK